Genomic window (Salvelinus fontinalis isolate EN_2023a chromosome 3, ASM2944872v1, whole genome shotgun sequence):
tgtggtttcagtGACCATGAGGGACCATGATAAGAAGACATTGAGACATTCCATTGGCTGACAGGAGGACATGCATTCCTTCCTGGTTAAAGGTTCCCAGCAGGACTTTAACACAGCCTAGTTGTGACTGCAGCACATCTGCTTgaccttggtgtgtgtgtgtgtgtgtgtgtgtgtgtgtgtgtgtgtgtgtgtgtgtgtgtgtgtgtgtgtgtgtgtgtgtgtgtgtgtgtgtgtgcgtaggggCTAATTTGGAATTCACATTGGGAAGGTGTCAGTGAATGTGTCATGAACTTTATACACACACATCATGACATGTATACACACCCTGCAACCACATCTAAAACTCAGAGTATTATGACACATTAGGTGCAATTGTCCTGGAATTGGTACAAACCTTGGGTTTCTTTACACTACATCCAGCAGGTACTCCGGGCAGTTGGAAAGTGAACTCCTCAGCAAACCTGGAGTGGCTGAGGATGCTGGCCACCTCTCCATCCACCTCCACTACCTCATCCACCTGGGttgtgacacacacaaacacaaatattaCTCACTGTGTAAAACACACcgggcacagatctaggatcaataTGATCCAATATAACTTTATTTGCCAAACTGTTACATGGGAAATGTGTTTTCTGCTCTGCTTTCAACTTCCCCATACAACAGAAACATACTCATATTGGAGAGGAGCAAAGCCAAACTCCATTTGGCAGAAAAACACAAAACAGTCTCTTGTACAAACCTTGAATGTGTACTGAGCATCAAACTCCAGACTCTCCTCAAAACCAGTGATGTTGCCATTGTATATGACCAGAGAGCCTTTGTTGGATATTTTGGGGATCTTGAAGAGACGGTAGGTGGCAGAGACAAACTTGTAGTCACCTGTAATTCCAGAAGAAATATCTACGTGTTGAACAGTCAATCTTAAAAATGTGGGGTCCCATGTTTCAAAGCTATAGACCCAGTATGTTAACAATGTAACCGCTATATGGTAACTTATATGGTTAAGAGCTGATGGAAAAATGTCACCATCTCATGTTTAAGACGAGTCAACTTATCTCACCTAGGACGGCCTCCAGTTCCATGTTGTCCACGGTGATGACGTTGGCCGTGACCAATCGCGGGGGGCTGAATCCCACCTCCTGAGCCAATCGCACTAGGTCCTCCCACCAAAGCGCTCCGCCTAAACACTCCCCTAACGACAGCGTTAACATCTACAGTTCACCTACGTTATTAACGGCTGCTGGTCCTACAAATATAAATAGTGGCTGGAACCAGTCTAAAACAGTGAGAAATGTAATACAGAAGCTGCTTAGTAGACATACACACCCCACAGGACTTTGTGATTCTTGATCTCATCGGAGAGCTTACTGCTACTATAGACATCACTGAAGTACAGCTCTCCTCCATCctgacaaccagagagagtagcAAACATCTTTAGTGTGCAGGCTTAGAAGACGTGAACGAAAGGGAAAGAAGgatgcctagtcagttgtacaacaatgcgctcaactgaaatgtgtctgctGCATTTCAATGTTACCAAGCAAGGATTCTCTTTCTGAATTACTTTTCACTGACACGTTTAAGTACAGTAACAGCATTTGACTTCTAAGGACTGGAGCATGACATGAACCTTCCTTACAAGCTTGAAAGGGTTCATTGAAGTTTTGTTGGTTGTAATTACCGGATTTCTACATGATACGGTATAGCACACAGTGTACCTTCAGCACGCGGTAAGCATCACTCAATACTTTTCTCTTGTCTGGGGACAAATTCACCACACAGTTGGATCTGTCGCACAACAAAATGGGCAAATAATGAACCCTCACCGTACACTAATCACTATGATATTACTGTAAAAATGAACTGTAATCTTTCACAGGTAAACAAACAACCAACAATGGCATCTTACATGATGATATCGAAGGAGTTCTCCTTGAGTCCAGCCTCCTTTAGAGCCTCGATGTAGCCCTGAACAAAGTCCACGTTGGGCTTCCCGTATCCAAACTCCTGCGTGTGGTGGTCCACGTACTTTCTGGCAACCTCAAGCTATAAAAGAAAAACGGATGTGTTCCCAGGACCGAAACAGAACTCCAAAACAAGAACAGAAAAAAAGGTGAATTTGGCttgcacatacatacagtggcttgcaaaactattcaccccccctaggcatttttcctattttattgccttacaacctggaattaaaatgtattttggggggggggggggggggttgtataaattgatttacacaacatgcacaccactttgaagatgcaaaataaaaaaaattgtgaaacaaacaaacaaattagacaaaaaacttgagcgtgcataactattcaccccctcccctcagtcaatactttgtagagccatcttttgcagcaaatacagctgcaagtctcttggggtgtcTCTtttagcttggcacatctagccactgggatttttgcccattcttcaaggcaaaactgctccagctccttcaagttggatgggttccactggtgtacagcaatctttaagtcataccaccgaTTCTCAATTCGATTGAGGTTTGGGCTTTGACTAggacattccaagacatttaaatggttccccttaaaccactcgagtgttgctttagcagtatgcttaaaatcattgtcctgatgaaaggtgaacctccgtccagtctcaaatctctggaagactgaaacaggtttccctca
Coding sequences:
- the LOC129835846 gene encoding arsenite methyltransferase-like, producing MAECKKEHGECGKGCFVDSVIHVDVKDYYGKTLKKTSDLKSNACLAPSQPIPAFILKALKKIHPEVTAKYYGCGLVVPECLEGCRLLDLGSGSGRDCYMLSQLVGEKGHVTGIDMTEDQLEVARKYVDHHTQEFGYGKPNVDFVQGYIEALKEAGLKENSFDIIISNCVVNLSPDKRKVLSDAYRVLKDGGELYFSDVYSSSKLSDEIKNHKVLWGECLGGALWWEDLVRLAQEVGFSPPRLVTANVITVDNMELEAVLGDYKFVSATYRLFKIPKISNKGSLVIYNGNITGFEESLEFDAQYTFKVDEVVEVDGEVASILSHSRFAEEFTFQLPGVPAGCSVKKPKVGTVNPFELVLQLGSATVSSATGGCCGAESSCCK